A region of Sesamum indicum cultivar Zhongzhi No. 13 linkage group LG7, S_indicum_v1.0, whole genome shotgun sequence DNA encodes the following proteins:
- the LOC105167123 gene encoding cell division cycle protein 123 homolog, with amino-acid sequence MKEEDINRCQIQKWYPNFKSCSIKTTVHDLPESFVQYLLDDSGPFLLPLSITNDDPLPKRVHKPEEEEEFVAVEGSGDEAEEPISPPSFPELEMEIKASIEFLGGAIFPKLNWSAPKDSAWISSTGNLKCTSFSEIALLLRSSDSIVHDLYHAYDSCTDKTASRPSSFFLALRKWYPSLKPEMEFRCFVRHKLLVGICQRELTNFYPALLEKKYDLKIMIGEFFMEKVKGNFGSESYTFDVYVRKDGRVKLLDFNPWGASTLPLMFTWDELEEKLREGGKELEFRIVESRCGIRPGLKTAVPYDYLDTSQGSGWDQFIRNVDEELRRQTSAGA; translated from the coding sequence ATGAAGGAAGAAGACATAAATAGGTGCCAGATTCAGAAATGGTACCCGAACTTCAAATCCTGCTCCATAAAAACCACAGTTCATGACCTTCCAGAGTCCTTTGTCCAATACCTGCTCGATGATTCTGGTCCATTCCTTCTCCCTCTTTCAATTACAAATGATGATCCCCTGCCAAAGAGAGTCCATAAACctgaagaggaagaagaatttGTCGCAGTAGAGGGATCTGGCGATGAAGCAGAGGAACCCATATCACCCCCGTCTTTTCCGGAACTAGAAATGGAAATTAAAGCATCCATCGAATTCCTCGGGGGAGCCATCTTTCCTAAGCTTAACTGGAGTGCACCTAAAGACTCTGCTTGGATCAGTTCAACGGGGAATCTCAAATGTACCAGTTTCTCCGAGATTGCCCTTCTGCTACGGTCATCTGACTCAATTGTCCATGATCTTTACCATGCATATGATTCATGCACAGATAAAACTGCATCAAGGCCATCAAGTTTCTTCCTTGCACTCCGCAAATGGTACCCTTCTCTAAAGCCTGAGATGGAATTTCGTTGCTTTGTACGCCATAAACTCCTTGTGGGCATTTGTCAACGGGAGTTAACTAACTTTTATCCTGCTCTTCTTgagaagaaatatgatttgaaaattatgattggGGAATTTTTCATGGAGAAGGTGAAGGGGAATTTTGGATCTGAGAGCTACACATTTGATGTGTATGTCAGAAAAGATGGACGAGTTAAGCTTTTGGATTTCAACCCTTGGGGTGCATCTACCCTACCCCTGATGTTTACTTGGGATGAATTGGAAGAGAAGTTGAGAGAAGGCGGCAAGGAGTTGGAATTTAGGATTGTGGAGAGCCGGTGTGGAATTCGTCCAGGTTTAAAAACTGCAGTTCCTTATGATTATTTGGATACAAGTCAAGGAAGTGGTTGGGATCAGTTCATAAGAAATGTTGATGAGGAATTGAGGCGGCAGACATCAGCAGGAGCTTGA